One genomic region from Pseudochaenichthys georgianus chromosome 15, fPseGeo1.2, whole genome shotgun sequence encodes:
- the LOC117459947 gene encoding neuroblast differentiation-associated protein AHNAK, with product MEMLKDSPTEGWGDHDAVPIEQDAVLCSSRATRSRTHRFLGQQHASEDSKSRTFSQSLVLDNSEQGVVITGITEDTAAKSGLRAGDEIAAATIHLDHLNKDEVLRFLQALEPYDDNMMVLTKKQLSLGSLGLDLDNPSKMLNRKEDRSLDAATFSINDLRGKLNASKGLGGEIDGPTLNGGLPSLGLNAPSADGGAKFPMPSFGLSGPDVNGDLDGTLKAPDISVSTPKLNTPNASLDIEKPELKTGNQKYKAPKFTMPHFNLPNLNTPEAKMDVSGDVDLPSGNVATPDLNLSAPRLDLNSPGLDLNGPQVNLNGPDVNLETPNADFEAPSGKIKWPHLKWKGPKVKGPDADLNADLSTPDVSLNMPKIDADLNIPSPNLDIDAQPVQPKWPHLKWKKPRLNDPKADLDLDANLNTPNIDASLPKVEGGINGPDVDIKLPKADVGNLDLNLNSSKAQWPHQKWKLPKLKAPKADIDADLNTPQFNVSTPTIDGDLNAPDAELNLPGADINGPNVDFQAPNLDMDAKDHHIKWPHLKWKKQKLNGPKADMDLNADLSTPDVDLSVPKIDGDISTPDVDLNLPRADVDVTAPGADLEAPHGKFKFPTLKRPKFLLHGPKVKGPDVDVDGNVKAPDLSLSPQASLDGADVDLNLPNAGVDVNAPNVGIEGQSWKGKCPSLKNPKWSLAGPKVNGLDADISAPDLNLTSTTFDGEINATDVNLTLPNADLEGSKLDIDGPDVEGPSGKGKWFNFKKPKVGTLKGWNGGIDADMKVPDVDLQTPKVDLVAPDFSTPKMEAGIDSPDFDLNLPKTDLKGPAVDRQAPELDAIAGKIRFPKIDLPKFGSSGLRVKEPDLNLDANVPNLNLSAPTVEGDLSTPDLDVGSSLKTDIDLSGPQTTISLPDLSTPDIKASQVNLNLLKADLKGPSMDLPKADLYVPDLNLNAPHISLPSQNIDGNLSAPNIDTGLPNVDLNLPKADLKVPDAQLKTPCIGFDSHVGEFNMPHYNLPNVGLPSPEVRVPSIQPSVEAGIEAPTVNIDTPVVDIKGPEAPNVDANLEQSKLSKLFQNFNFSGPKIKDHTNADLDVSPDVKVKAPTVEGGISSPNGNVSVPEVKSGFSTPELDTTAEAGAEVKGSPKSKLRWPFKWGLKSGSSTDEEGTGTDSETDVPNAEMEMPVFKTHRLPRNSIDAIGGIGDTFNLSKLDAEAKDYVVSKGIRLPMVNATSKAGEKVDIMERLKMAKNKTPSASISPNEGKADIDLKLAAPSLDVSASSEADSSLLRGGTFKVEKPESALGLVAPEMSTSDENDKLSLSLSNMLGLNIKPSEAE from the exons ATGGAGATGCTGAAGGACTCTCCCACGGAGGGATGGGGGGACCACGACGCGGTCCCGATAGAGCAGGACGCCGTCCTGTGC AGCAGCCGTGCCACACGGAGCAGGACACATCGCTTTCTGGGCCAGCAGCACGCG AGTGAGGAcagcaaaagtagaacattctCCCAAAGCCTCGTCCTAGACAACTCTGAGCAAGGAGTTGTCATTACAGGAATCACAGAGGACACAGCTGCAAAGAGTGGCCTCCGAGCAG GGGATGAGATTGCAGCAGCCACGATACACCTGGACCACCTCAACAAAGATGAAGTGCTGCGATTCCTGCAGGCCCTGGAGCCGTATGATGACAACATGATGGTTCTGACGAAGAAGCAGCTCAGCCTTGGCTCCTTGGGATTAGATCTGGATAACCCTTCAAAG ATGCTAAACCGAAAGGAAGATCGGTCACTGGATGCAGCAACCTTTTCCATTAATGACCTGAGGGGAAAGCTCAATGCTTCAAAGGGGTTGGGGGGGGAAATAGATGGTCCTACTCTCAATGGCGGTCTTCCCAGTTTAGGTCTAAATGCGCCTTCAGCTGATGGTGGTGCCAAGTTCCCAATGCCCTCCTTTGGACTGTCTGGACCTGATGTAAATGGAGATCTTGATGGCACCCTCAAAGCACCTGATATCAGTGTCTCAACTCCAAAGCTCAACACCCCCAATGCCTCGCTGGACATTGAGAAACCGGAACTCAAGACAGGCAACCAGAAGTACAAGGCACCAAAATTCACGATGCCACACTTTAATCTGCCTAACCTCAACACGCCTGAAGCAAAAATGGATGTTTCTGGTGATGTAGATCTTCCTTCTGGAAATGTAGCGACACCAGACCTCAATCTATCAGCCCCAAGATTAGATCTTAATAGTCCAGGTTTGGATCTGAATGGGCCGCAAGTGAATCTCAATGGCCCTGATGTAAACTTAGAAACCCCAAATGCTGATTTTGAGGCACCCTCAGGCAAAATCAAGTGGCCCCATCTTAAATGGAAAGGTCCCAAGGTTAAAGGACCAGATGCTGACTTAAATGCTGACCTGTCCACACCTGATGTAAGCCTCAACATGCCAAAGATCGATGCAGATCTAAACATCCCAAGCCCAAATCTTGACATTGATGCCCAGCCTGTTCAACCCAAGTGGCCACATTTGAAATGGAAGAAACCTAGACTTAATGACCCAAAGGCTGACCTGGACTTAGATGCAAACCTGAACACACCAAATATTGATGCCTCCCTTCCAAAAGTGGAGGGTGGAATAAATGGCCCAGATGTTGACATCAAGTTGCCAAAGGCTGACGTTGGAAACCTTGATCTAAATCTGAATTCCAGTAAAGCCCAATGGCCTCACCAGAAATGGAAGCTACCCAAACTCAAAGCACCAAAAGCAGACATTGACGCAGACCTAAACACACCCCAATTCAATGTGTCCACGCCAACCATTGATGGTGACCTTAATGCGCCAGATGCTGAGCTGAATCTTCCAGGAGCTGACATTAATGGCCCCAATGTAGATTTCCAGGCCCCCAATCTTGACATGGATGCTAAAGACCATCATATCAAATGGCCTCATTTGAAATGGAAGAAACAAAAACTTAATGGCCCCAAAGCTGATATGGACCTGAATGCAGATCTAAGCACCCCAGATGTTGATCTCTCTGTTCCAAAAATTGATGGGGATATTTCCACACCAGATGTTGATCTGAATTTGCCCAGAGCTGATGTTGATGTTACAGCACCAGGTGCTGACCTTGAGGCCCCTCATGGCAAATTCAAATTCCCAACACTCAAAAGGCCCAAGTTCCTGCTTCATGGGCCAAAGGTGAAAGGCCCAGATGTTGACGTTGATGGTAATGTTAAAGCACCTGACCTGAGTCTTTCTCCTCAGGCATCCCTTGATGGGGCTGATGTTGATCTGAATTTACCCAACGCTGGTGTTGATGTTAATGCACCAAATGTAGGCATTGAGGGTCAATCTTGGAAGGGGAAATGTCCTTCTCTTAAAAATCCAAAGTGGTCCCTCGCAGGTCCTAAGGTTAATGGTCTAGATGCTGATATTTCAGCCCCTGATTTGAATCTCACGTCTACAACATTTGATGGTGAAATAAATGCCACAGATGTTAATCTAACTTTACCAAATGCTGACCTGGAGGGCTCCAAGTTAGACATTGATGGTCCAGATGTTGAAGGTCCTTCTGGAAAAGGGAAATGGTTTAACTTCAAGAAACCCAAAGTGGGCACACTGAAGGGTTGGAATGGTGGAATTGATGCTGATATGAAGGTACCAGACGTTGACCTCCAGACACCTAAGGTGGATTTGGTTGCACCAGACTTTTCAACCCCAAAAATGGAGGCTGGGATAGACTCACCAGATTTTGACCTTAATTTGCCAAAAACCGATCTGAAAGGTCCGGCTGTAGACCGTCAAGCTCCAGAGCTCGATGCCATAGCTGGAAAAATCAGGTTCCCCAAAATAGATTTACCGAAGTTTGGTTCATCAGGGCTGAGGGTAAAAGAACCTGATCTTAATCTTGATGCCAACGTACCTAACCTGAATTTATCTGCACCCACTGTCGAAGGAGACCTCAGTACTCCAGATCTAGATGTGGGTTCTTCACTTAAGACAGATATTGACCTTTCAGGCCCACAGACCACCATCAGTTTACCAGACCTTTCTACCCCAGATATTAAAGCTTCCCAGGTGAATCTTAACTTGCTCAAAGCTGATCTAAAGGGACCAAGCATGGATCTACCAAAGGCAGACCTTTATGTACctgacctgaacctgaatgcaCCACATATCAGCCTGCCCTCACAAAACATTGATGGAAACCTCTCAGCACCAAACATAGACACAGGATTGCCAAATGTGGACCTCAACCTGCCCAAAGCAGACCTCAAAGTACCTGATGCACAGTTAAAAACACCATGTATAGGTTTTGATTCCCATGTGGGTGAATTTAACATGCCTCATTATAACTTGCCAAATGTTGGTCTTCCAAGTCCTGAGGTAAGAGTTCCAAGTATTCAACCTTCAGTGGAGGCTGGAATCGAGGCACCAACAGTCAACATTGACACTCCTGTGGTGGATATCAAAGGACCCGAAGCTCCAAATGTAGATGCCAATCTTGAACAGTCCAAGTTGTCCAAATTGTTCCAGAATTTTAACTTTTCAGGGCCTAAAATAAAAGACCACACCAATGCAGATCTTGACGTGTCACCTGATGTGAAGGTCAAAGCTCCCACTGTAGAAGGAGGCATCAGTTCACCTAATGGAAATGTCTCTGTTCCTGAAGTGAAGTCAGGCTTCAGCACACCTGAACTGGATACCACAGCTGAAGCAGGGGCTGAAGTGAAAGGGTCTCCAAAGAGTAAGCTTAGATGGCCCTTTAAATGGGGATTAAAGTCTGGTTCAAGTACCGATGAAGAGGGAACCGGAACTGACTCTGAGACTGACGTGCCTAATGCAGAGATGGAGATGCCTGTATTCAAAACCCATAGACTGCCCCGGAACAGCATTGATGCTATTGGAGGAATTGGTGATACCTTCAACTTATCAAAACTAGATGCTGAGGCAAAGGATTATGTAGTCAGCAAAGGGATCCGCTTGCCAATGGTAAATGCAACGTCAAAAGCAGGAGAAAAGGTCGACATCATGGAGAGACTAAAAAtggcaaaaaataaaacaccatcAGCTAGCATCTCACCGAACGAAGGGAAGGCGGATATTGATCTGAAGCTAGCTGCCCCAAGTCTGGATGTCAGTGCCTCATCAGAAGCAGATTCCTCTTTGCTGAGAGGAGGTACCTTCAAAGTAGAAAAGCCAGAGTCTGCACTGGGCCTCGTGGCCCCAGAAATGTCCACATCCGATGAAAATGACAAATTGTCATTGAGCCTCTCCAACATGCTTGGCCTTAATATCAAGCCTTCAGAGGCTGAGTGA
- the edaradd gene encoding ectodysplasin-A receptor-associated adapter protein isoform X1 has protein sequence MGDFTDSTMSSLRTYKEPFDIISSEPVEDIDTTSFVAEFSLEANYPVQATDPNADAVTLHLTSMTSGYLSPSSDRIRQPVQDGVEECTCPTSTSPDFPKELQLLHSPCEKCCCPAPPPKISDLMNDKDLLDLLRLKLDPNHCTIKNWKNFASRWGMSYDELTLLEHRTQGSLSHSPTQEFLLRYNQKPVTELSELCRLYQRIDVLRLLQRWMEKDWPSRWQQAH, from the exons ACATCATCAGCTCTGAGCCTGTGGAGGACATCGACACCACCAGCTTCGTGGCAGAGTTT TCCCTGGAGGCCAATTATCCCGTGCAGGCGACCGATCCTAATG CAGATGCTGTGACCCTCCACCTGACCTCCATGACCTCTGGATACCTGAGCCCCTCCTCAGACAGAATACGACAG CCAGTTCAAGATGGAGTCGAGGAATGCACCTGCCCAACATCTACTTCACCAG ACTTCCCCAAAGAGCTGCAGTTACTGCACAGCCCTTGTGAAAAGTGCTGCTGCCCGGCCCCCCCTCCCAAGATAAGTGACCTCATGAACGACAAAGACCTCCTGGATCTACTGCGGCTCAAGCTGGATCCGAACCACTGCACCATCAAAAACTGGAAGAACTTTGCTAGTCGCTGGGGGATGAGCTACGATGAACTGACCCTGCTGGAGCACCGGACCCAGGGCTCCCTGTCTCACAGCCCCACCCAGGAGTTCCTGCTGCGCTACAACCAGAAGCCTGTCACGGAGCTCTCGGAGCTCTGCCGCCTGTACCAGCGCATCGACGTGCTGCGGCTGCTGCAGCGCTGGATGGAGAAGGACTGGCCCTCGCGCTGGCAACAGGCGCATTAG
- the edaradd gene encoding ectodysplasin-A receptor-associated adapter protein isoform X2: MGDFTDSTMSSLRTYKEPFDIISSEPVEDIDTTSFVAEFSLEANYPVQATDPNDAVTLHLTSMTSGYLSPSSDRIRQPVQDGVEECTCPTSTSPDFPKELQLLHSPCEKCCCPAPPPKISDLMNDKDLLDLLRLKLDPNHCTIKNWKNFASRWGMSYDELTLLEHRTQGSLSHSPTQEFLLRYNQKPVTELSELCRLYQRIDVLRLLQRWMEKDWPSRWQQAH, from the exons ACATCATCAGCTCTGAGCCTGTGGAGGACATCGACACCACCAGCTTCGTGGCAGAGTTT TCCCTGGAGGCCAATTATCCCGTGCAGGCGACCGATCCTAATG ATGCTGTGACCCTCCACCTGACCTCCATGACCTCTGGATACCTGAGCCCCTCCTCAGACAGAATACGACAG CCAGTTCAAGATGGAGTCGAGGAATGCACCTGCCCAACATCTACTTCACCAG ACTTCCCCAAAGAGCTGCAGTTACTGCACAGCCCTTGTGAAAAGTGCTGCTGCCCGGCCCCCCCTCCCAAGATAAGTGACCTCATGAACGACAAAGACCTCCTGGATCTACTGCGGCTCAAGCTGGATCCGAACCACTGCACCATCAAAAACTGGAAGAACTTTGCTAGTCGCTGGGGGATGAGCTACGATGAACTGACCCTGCTGGAGCACCGGACCCAGGGCTCCCTGTCTCACAGCCCCACCCAGGAGTTCCTGCTGCGCTACAACCAGAAGCCTGTCACGGAGCTCTCGGAGCTCTGCCGCCTGTACCAGCGCATCGACGTGCTGCGGCTGCTGCAGCGCTGGATGGAGAAGGACTGGCCCTCGCGCTGGCAACAGGCGCATTAG
- the edaradd gene encoding ectodysplasin-A receptor-associated adapter protein isoform X3, which produces MSSLRTYKEPFDIISSEPVEDIDTTSFVAEFSLEANYPVQATDPNADAVTLHLTSMTSGYLSPSSDRIRQPVQDGVEECTCPTSTSPDFPKELQLLHSPCEKCCCPAPPPKISDLMNDKDLLDLLRLKLDPNHCTIKNWKNFASRWGMSYDELTLLEHRTQGSLSHSPTQEFLLRYNQKPVTELSELCRLYQRIDVLRLLQRWMEKDWPSRWQQAH; this is translated from the exons ACATCATCAGCTCTGAGCCTGTGGAGGACATCGACACCACCAGCTTCGTGGCAGAGTTT TCCCTGGAGGCCAATTATCCCGTGCAGGCGACCGATCCTAATG CAGATGCTGTGACCCTCCACCTGACCTCCATGACCTCTGGATACCTGAGCCCCTCCTCAGACAGAATACGACAG CCAGTTCAAGATGGAGTCGAGGAATGCACCTGCCCAACATCTACTTCACCAG ACTTCCCCAAAGAGCTGCAGTTACTGCACAGCCCTTGTGAAAAGTGCTGCTGCCCGGCCCCCCCTCCCAAGATAAGTGACCTCATGAACGACAAAGACCTCCTGGATCTACTGCGGCTCAAGCTGGATCCGAACCACTGCACCATCAAAAACTGGAAGAACTTTGCTAGTCGCTGGGGGATGAGCTACGATGAACTGACCCTGCTGGAGCACCGGACCCAGGGCTCCCTGTCTCACAGCCCCACCCAGGAGTTCCTGCTGCGCTACAACCAGAAGCCTGTCACGGAGCTCTCGGAGCTCTGCCGCCTGTACCAGCGCATCGACGTGCTGCGGCTGCTGCAGCGCTGGATGGAGAAGGACTGGCCCTCGCGCTGGCAACAGGCGCATTAG